The nucleotide window gctgctgctgctgctcctgtgTCCCGCGCACGTCGGCGGACTGTGGTGGTGAGTGCTGTGTCGGGCTGGCTGTCCCCGTGTGGCTACTGAAGCTCAAGGGTGGGGACTTCGGGACTGACTggcggggaggggtggcgggTGGCTCAGAAACGCGGTCCCGCTGCTTCTGGGCAGTACCTGCGAGCGAGCGGGAACCCAGCCCTAGGGCAGCTGGGGAGGTGCCGGGAGGTGCGTGCCGCTGTCCTGCCAGACACCGCCTGGGCCACTTCTAAACTGCCACTCAGATGTTCCTAAACCCACACCCGGCACATTCTATTGTATTTCCTCCTACCTTGTGCTACacaccctccccactctctttcaACCCCCTCCGGTTATGCGCTTAATCCAGGTCCTCAAGGAACTGGCACGCGGGTAGGAAAGAGCTACCGGGTAGACAGCGGGAGGATCTGCAGTGAGAGATCCAAAGAAAAGAGTGTGTGAGGAGGGCCCTGGATTTAGGGGAGGAGGACTGGATTTgtgggaaagagaagaacaagGTGGTAAGCCACAAAGCAGGGAAGGTCCAACAGCTGTCTCTTCCCCGCCTTACTTCGCTCAACAACCCACCAGCTTCTCGCTGAGAAGCTGAGTGCTACTTCAAAGTGGATGGTAGTGGCGGGGAAAAAACGTaaagggaaactgagtcaggACCGCGGTTTTCTCTACATCCTTCCCCCAGagcaaagaagaggaggaaagacagGAAAGGGACCTAGGCTCCGACCCTTCCAGATGTGGGgggtcagaaatgaaaaaaatgcagcTCGGGAGGTACTGAGAATCGTGAAGGGTCGTGGCGGAAGAGAGGGAGGCCTGGCCAGCCAGGAGATGGGGACGTCTTCCCAGACCTGGCCTCCAGACCGGGCCCTAGCTAGAGCAGACACCTACGCAGCTAAGGTCGCGGGAACTTTGAGCCTTGGGGATGGACAGCAACTGGAAAGGTGGGTGCCGGGTCGAGACCTCTCAGAGATCCGGATCCCggagactttcttttccttcctagtCTCTCTGGAGCTGCAAAGACCCGCCTGGAATAGATCAGAGTTTAAAGAGGAGGGACTTGGACAATACCGCTGATGCGTCAGCCAATCCTAAGAAAGCAGGGTCTAGTCTATTTGCATAGGGCCATGTCATTGGCTGGATTCCCTATCCTCCGCTCctcttccaccctccccccccccccatttggatggaggggtggggcaggcagaTCCTTCTCCCCCCGGGAGATAGAGAGCTGGATGCCCACACAGGGAGCTGCTGGCTGCTATCCCTCTTTCGTGATGCGGGAGAGATGTCCCCTGGGGGTGTCAGTGAGGGAGCAAATCGAGGATGACCCAGGTCCCGGCCAGGGAACATGCGTCCTTCGATCCTGGCTTGCTATAATGCTGTGTCAGTTTTGAAATAGACAGACCTGAGATCTAATCTCGGCCGACAATaagtctgtgaccttgggcaactcactTCTCCCTGCGCCTCAACGTCTCAACTTTAAAACTGGGAAACAGTCTCCCTACCTGGTAAGCTAGATAGGAGGATTAGATGGGAGGATCTACAAAATGATCTGACACTGGGAGGTGCTCCATCCATAAGTGTAAGTCTCCTCCTCCACGCTGCGGGTTTTCCAGGCTAGAGTTTGTAGGGGTGAAAaggattaatttaaatttaaaattccaagagTCCCAAGCAAGACTTTGTAAAAGAATCTCTGTCTTGTTTCCCAGACACACATTTCTAATTTTGCCCTTTCTCAAGGTATGGGGTCAGAGGTCTCTCCCAGATGGTAGccgccctccctcctctccttttccatttaTCCAGCTCATTGTCATCTTTCCAGTTAGAACAGCACATCTTCCACGACACtgtctttttgtctttcctcCCTTGCCTTCTGTGTGTTCCTACTGCACCCCATGCATGGGACAACCATGCCAGTTACTGCGTTTTACTGACAACCGTCCCCTCTGTGGTCTCTCTTCCCTGCTCCGGGAAGTCAGAGCCTTTGTCTTTGGGCCCTGGAGGCTAAAGGTGCTGGGGAAGTATTGTGGAATGTTGCTGAATTGGTTGCTTCACCTTCCTGGGGCTTGTATTGTGGGGGTTCTTTTGTTCAAGAGGGGCTGGTGGGTGGGTGAcaagccagagggagagaggtcTGGTCCCTTGGAGACTGACCCTGAAGCTGggaagcagggagtgggggaggaggtgaggagggcagGTGTAGGAGAACACAGGGGCCTTCATGGCTGCAGCTGCAGAGCAAGCTGGGTGAAGAGTGAGAGGCTGGGGTGATAAGGTGTCCAGCAACTGCCTCGCTCAGATGCTTCCCACAGAGAACCTGCCTCTCCCACCTGCACTGGCCCCCTCACTCTCCTCTGTTTCTGACATTTCATTCCTTTGGTCTGAGCCCAGATTCCTTTCTTGGGATCTTTGACTCTACTTGCTGACACTCTCGTCCCCACCCCATCCTACCATTGCTCTCTGAGATCAGGCTTGGGCTGGTGGGCTGGACCCAGCATCCCTGGTGGCCTAAGGCTCCCGTCACtctttgcccaccccccacccccacactgccCTTTACCCCAGCTTCACTTAGGCTAGTAACTTTATCAGGCTAGGGGCTTCCAGTTCGTTCTTTGACCTGCTGGCTGGCCCTCTTTTCCCTGCTTCTCAGAGAATGCTAGCCGGGCTGGGGCTCTAGCAGTAGGCAGGGAAGCAGCAGCCCTGCACACCATCCTGACATGCTAATAGCCTCCAGGGTGGGAACAGAGAGGACCCCAGGAACGCTGAGTGACTGGATTGTCCTGATTAGGAAAGGAGGCTCCTGTAGGGGAATGATCCAGGGCCTGGAATAGGCTCAGGTACCTGGCTCCAGGTTCCAGAAAAGTCTCCCTTCcgcttcctttccccctccccctcattcCCCCTCCATGCAATGCATGCTTTCTAAACTCTGCCTCCggcctctctgtctgtctctctcccatctGTAACCATATCTTTGTAAATCACAGAATCCCAGATTCCAGGACATTGGCCAGGCTCTCTTGAGGTCATCTTGTCCAGCCCACTGCCTGCAGGCCATCCAGCATGTGCCCTGGCCCCGACAGATCCCATTTTGAGaccgaggcagagagagaaagtctgTGGCTTCCTGGTCACCAGCGCCCACCCCACCAGCctgctctctgagcctctcccaccctcccccaggaAGTTCTCCTCAATGTCTGACCCATCTTTATTTATGCTCTCAATCAGTGCATGTGGAAAATAGCTCACTCTCACAGAATAGATCAAATcaatctcccttctctcttcctctttcctctttctgttttatattttctatgaaaGAAACCAACCCTCCCCCTTGTTCCACTAGCAAAAATACCACCCAGTCTcactcccttcccccatctcatCTTGCCTTtctccgctccccccccccccccgccgctcccCCTCACCCATTATGGAAAGGAAACAGGAACCAGAGGCCTAGGACAACCTCATCTCTGGCCCCACAGGGAGTCAGGGAAAGGACCCAGGCTTCTTCATGACACCCAGGTTTTCCAGCTGGgatcccccctccaccccaggctGGGCTTGGCCATCCTCCTCCATCCTGTCTTTATCTGACCCTTTGTGGGCAGTCTTATTCCTAGCCCCCACCAAGCTCCCGGCGGGGTGGGAACTGGGGTGGAGTGGCCACCCAGTACCCCCCTCCAGGCCTCCCGCCTTGGCAGCTTCCCCTGGAGGGAGACAATGGGGCTGTGAGCAGAAAAGGGCAGGGGCAAAAGGAGGCTGGCTCTATCTGGGCCAGAGCATGCCCCAAGCCCACCAGAGCCCTGGCACTGTGACATTTCCTGGAGGGGGGGGcagccccctcctgccctgtTCTCATCGGAAGCCAGGAGTTGGTGGGGGGAGGTCAGTGGGAAGTTTGATCACCAGGGCCCAGCGAGGGGGATTCCAGAATGTGTACTTTGATGGAGAAATGCAGCTGTGGAGGGGATGAGGCGAGGGCGGGGTGGGGAAGCCAGGGCCGGGGTCAGGCTGGCAGCAGCAGGGCGCCCGGCCAGCCTGAGCCAGAGGCGCTAGGGAACACAGAAGCCTGTCCCTAGGGACTGGGCAGAGCGCCCTCTAGCCTATGTCCTCCTTCCTGCCGGAGGCGGGCTGGGGCGAGACCTTGGGTGCTTCCCCTGATCCACCTGAGGAGGAGCTGAGGGAGGGAAAAGGTCGCTGGGAGGGAGCTCCGGTTTTCCACCTGGCTTCCAAAGCTGGTTCCTCCAGCTCCAAGCCCTCCATTTAAGccagaaattagaaattagatcTGGAGAGGACTTGGAGATCATCTAGGCCAATCATTTCACTTATGGTTAGAAGTCCAGCAAAGTCCAGGAACTGGAGGGGACTTGCCTCAGGCCATCCAGAAGGCAGGCAGTGAGCACCAGGGCTGGGAGTCTACCTCCTGCCGAGTACCTCATCCCTGCGtgcagtgaggggtgggggggtgcggtcAGGAAAGGGGTACAGGGCCTTCCACAGGCCctttctgctccccacccccaccttcacaTGGGTGCTCCCCACCTCACTATGGGAGAGCAGAAGACACATGACAGATTCTCCTCAGAGAATCCAGTGTgtgttgggcgggggggggggcggtcaatGTGTCCACTCCTTTGCCTCCCACAGCCCTGACCAGTAGGAAGCCCTCTTGACTGGTGACGTTCATCAGGGAAGGGAAAGCCCCTGCCTCTTCCAAGAGCCATGGGAAGGAGAGCAGCCTGAGGAGGCGGGAAGGACAGTGTCCAGGACGGGGCAGAGGGAACCAAATTGGGCCAGCGTGGGAGAGGGGTGGAATGGGGTATCTGGTGGgcggtggggaggcaggggttaATGGAGCTGGGGCATCACTGGCTTTGATGtggtgtttggggtgggggtagtggctgggggatggggagcagTAATTATCGAGTTAGACAGAGCAGGACAGGACAGGCGGGCGGGCACAGGCCCGGGCCCAGCCGCCTCAGCAGCCGTCAGGCAAcatttttctgccccttctccaccacccacctccccacccccatacagcccccacccacagccccagggctcagggctcCCTCTGCTGGCTCCTAGGAGGTGGGGGTCAGACTAAggaccctgggggtggggagtgtgagGAAATAGAGGGTGGCTGGCCAGGAGGCCCTTCGGAGGAAGTCGGGCACCAAAAGGGTCTGTGATCTCCTTGGCCTCGATAATCCACTCAGGAGTGctctctggggaaggggagggtccCGGAGGGTGCTTCTGGTTCAGAGGCAGGGccggtgagggaggaaggaacacAGGGATCCCAGCTGAGAAGTCAGGGCAGACAGCTGGAGAAAAGGGTGTTCTCGTGAATCCACAAACAGCTGCCTGCACTCCTACCATTTGCCCTGCTCTGTGCAGGCCCAAGACATGAATGGGGGTGTGAATGGGAGGACAAAAAGCACTTTGCTAGAGCTCACCGTCTGGGCAGGCTCTTCTCATGTGTACCAGGGAAGTTGTCAGGTATCATGATTCCCATTTGACGGTCATGGACACTGAGGTTGCGAAGGTCAggtctcattcattcaacaaatattaagtgcCCACTTCACATGCAAGGGACTTGCTGACGTCTTAGGAGAAGCAAATGGCGGAGCCCAGACCGAAACCCAAGTCACAGACTCCCCAGACTCTGCACGTGTGCCACGAATGACATCGTGACACATCGTGACATGGTGACAGCGTGAGATCTTTGTCTTTAGTGTGTCTTTCACCTAAGTGGAGAGAGCAGACAGGGCGACACGACAAAATAGTTATGCCACTGGCAGGATAATGAGCACCCCCAGGTGAGCCACACCTGAggtgatgggggggaggggtggtcagcGAGGGCTGGGCTCAGGGGCGACAGGGATCTGAGGTGAGCTCGGAAAGATGCCGGGTGTGATTTTGATGACTTAGGGATTGGGAGGGGGTAGCTCTGAGTCCAGAAAGCTGGAGGTGTAATCTGGGATGGATGCAGTGAGCCAACCCTGCTTGGCAGAAGGGCTGTGTGGAGGATGGTGTGCGAGGGCATCTCAGCTCTTCCGAAACCCCACGTGGTCATTCCCTCCAGTCCCTTTGGTTTTAAAGAGATTcacccagaggcgcctgggtggctcagttggttgagcgtctgattctcgatttcggctctggtcatgatcacaaggtttggttcatgagttcgagccctctgtggggccctgagctgacagaccctcccccgcacacacacatgctccctctctttctcaaaataaacaaataaacttaaaaaataacattcaccTAAACTTCTTGAAGTACAGATTCCTCCATTGAGTGGCCAAGGTCGGCCACCTCTTTCCTCAGATGTTCGTCTGTATAACGGGGGTGAAGTGGGTAGAGTAGGAGTAGATGGTTTCTGGCATTCCCTTTGGCCCTCTGAATCTGGAGACGGAAAGGTAGGTTAGGCCAGAACCTGGGGCCCCCAGGGCTTAGAGCTACAGATGTTGCCAGTAGGAGCTGGCTGTCCCTAACGCCACCTCACTTGGCTATCGATTCTACCAACCAAGGTCCTGGGAGGGAGATTTTGGCATCTGCCAAGCCAGTTAGAATGGCCAACCTTAGGCCTGTCCCTTCTTGTCTGCAAGATTTCCTTTAGGACTAGCCTCATTTTTTCTATGCCCAGGAATGGCTATTTGATTAGGATCTCAGATCCTACctgctatatattatataactccTACACCACTGTGCTTAGCTCCCCAAACAAGCAGATGCTCCCAAAAGGGTACATCTTCTCTGGGCTGACCCCAGGCCAATGCTGACTCAGAGGCCAAAAAAGCAGAGTTGATTCCCTAAGgaagcagaagggaagaaaggagggtaaagaaagaggggagatgggggagtTATTTCTTGATGTTATGTCCAGTGTTAACTTGGAGGGGACAAGGGAGCTTCTCGGGCAACTTCTCCTGTTTCTGAAGCGCGGAGAGAGAGCTGACTTGCCCACAGTGGCTCAGCTCACCCAGAGTTGACAGAGACCAGGGTGCAGAAGTGACGCTTGATGTTTTGCCCGAtgccctacccccccacccccactcctcttCTGGACTTTCCTTTCCTGTGACTTGGGGATGGGAGCGAGGACGGGAGGGCAGGGAGCAAGCTGGTCCCTTGGGATTCTAGCTGCTACTActgcccatccctcctcctgACCAGCTTGTAAACAAGCCTTGTTCCCAGGCAGCAAGCCAGCCTGGGGAGCCAGACCCGGACCAGCAACTGACTCTGGGGCAGCCCCTCAACCCTGCAAAGGGCTGGCCCCACCTCCGGGAGGGCCCTACCCTTCCTGCTCCTCCCGATTTCTCTCCTATCTCTAGCCCCTGGCAAGCAGACAAGGTCAGGAGGTTTTTGCTTTTCTCCCTGCATACCCCCACCCTCTCTTGCTTCCctagggcaggaggagggagaggagagggatggGGTCAGAGTAACCTTGAGAGGATAAAACCAGTCAACCTTGGGAAATTAGGGAGTTagcagagggcagggctgggaagagAGACTGGGGAGCTTAgtggcatggggggtggggtgattTGGGGAAGAAGAGTTTGCAGAGCCCCAGACTCCCAGGTGGAGGCCTGGACAATCAGGTGGCAGGAAAAGAGCTGGACAGTCATGGGGAGGCCTGCTTCCCTGCCTCTGCAtccagtggggggtgggcagaggaggggtggagagagaggaagctgaTTAGCAGCCATGGAATCTCATGTGGACAAGGGCCTGGACTCAAATGAGGACATTCTCCTTAGaaggctcattcattcattcattcattcattcaaaaacatgTAGTATTAGAACAGTCATTTGTAATATTGTAGCATTATAGTaatcatttgcccattttcatAACAAAAGTTGGGGGAAATACGAATTAAGCACCTAAAAATCTgccacaggaaacaaaaaaaaatgtcagttctAACTCCCAAGGTGCTCATAGTCTTCTCTACTGACCCTATATAACCATGCTGGAAGCCTTCTCAAATCCTTTTTGTAATGAGGTGGATAAAtggatgggggtaggggaggatCGATGATacacggagagagagaaagagactgataAACTCTTGTGGTCACTGGGCCACTGGGAACCACCTTGTGCTGCCCTATCCATGGCACACACTATCCACTGCTCCATCCACCACTTTTCTAGGGTTGGGAATGGGCTGGGGCTGGACCTTTCCAGGCTGCAGTTGGAATGCAGTGATGGTCAGGTCCTAAGCATGGAGGAAGGAGTCTGGACTATAACTCTTCACTGAGAAAAGAATTTTGGCTCCAGGACTACTTGGCTGGGGAGGCTGACAATGATCTgatggggtggggtgtgtgtgttgggggggggagtaGGAGACCTTAGAAAGAACTGAACTTACACATCTTCTTGCAACGGCCTCTTTAAGCATCTCGCTCCCCAGAGTTGAGAAGTTCTACCTTAAGACCTAAATTCTTCTTGCTGCTGTTCAAGCCCATTACATCTCATTGTTGTGGGGCCAGAACATGCCTGGGCAGCCTGTTCTTGTGGAGCAAATGGGGACAGGGGGGCCGATGGGCATGAAGGCTAAAATGAAAAGTAGGCCACCTTGACCTTTGGCACCTATCTCCTACCATTTTCCTCGACATTTTCTATCTCCTGGTGCTACTTCTCCCCACCCGGAGTCTTTTTCTGTCCTCTGCTGAAGGGTTTTTGTGTGATCTCAAATTATTCTCAGGTCCAAGTGCTCCGCCCACTCATTCCTGCAGCACAGGGACCACAGCTAAGCGTTCATCAAATAAGAGCGATCTGATTCAAGGAGTTCCACTCAGCTGCGAGTAACCTTAACCTTCAGGGGTCTGGTCTATGGAAACCAAATAACAGCTCTCTCCTTAGGTGGAATGAAGGCTGGGAACGGAAGGATTTCTGGAAGTGTGTGGAACTTCCCATTCGGTCTTTACCCACACCAAGCCAAACAGGCATTCATTCCCCTTCCCCAAACCAGTTAGGTCACAACCAGTGACGTCAGGGCCTGGCCTGCCTTGCCGGCCATCCTGCTCTGAAAAAGTCACAGACCCTGGAACGGAAGGGTAGTGTCACTTCACCATAATGCTTCAGGGACTCAGTCCCCCAGCTACTTCTTCCTGCTCTCCAGCTCAGAGAGATAGAGGATACCCTCGTGCAAGGGCCCACCTTAGGGATCAAAGCCCaaccttcccattttacagaaggagaaactgagctAGAGAGGGGGTGTGAGCTTCATCACCCTTTGGGGTCAGGcctgttctttgtctcccttttggCTCACCCGGTGCCGGGTGCCCTCACCTTGAGTCAAATTCCTAGAAGGACTTATTAATGAAGATGTGCACAGAAGGATAAGGCTGAATCCTTGCTCTATAGCAATTTCGGTCTCAACTCTAGTGAAAGGGGACATGGGACAGTAAGAGAACCAGATGGGACAATCTCACACtcagttggggtggggggagagaagaggcgCGCGTCCCAGCGCCTAGCTGTGGGCTGAGCGGGActggcctccctccccgccccccgccccagccctttGAGTCATATCTTGGACGTGCTGTTCTTTGCTTTCCAGGGCGGTGGGCAGCCCCTTGGTCATGGATCCTACCAGCATCTGCAGGAAAGCGCGGCGGCTGGCAGGGCGGCAGGCTGAGTTGTGCCAGGCCGAGCCAGAGGTGGTGGCGGAGCTAGCCCGGGGCGCCCGGCTCGGGGTGCGGGAGTGCCAGTTCCAGTTCCGATTCCGCCGCTGGAACTGCTCCAGCCACAGCAAGGCCTTCGGGCGCATCCTGCAGCAGGGTCAGTGTGGGGAGAGCACCTGGGGGGCTGCTTTTTCTTTTCGGGGATCAGAGGGGGGGGGCGGCTGCGGGAGCCCCGCCTCTCCCGCCGGTCTGTGGGTACCCTGTCCCGACCCTGCCTCCCAGCCATGCTGCCTTGCCCACCGCagcgcctcccccctccccgccacccccggGGACCCAGCCTCGGTCCTGCCGGCTGACTTCCCCCATCCTGCGCCCGGCCCGCAGACATCCGGGAGACGGCCTTCGTGTTCGCTATAACGGCCGCGGGCGCCAGCCACGCCGTCACGCAGGCCTGCTCCATGGGCGAGCTGCTGCAGTGCGGCTgccaggcgccccgagggcgGGCCCCGCCGCGTCCCCCGGGCCTGCCCGGCACCCCTGGGCCCCCCGGCCCCGCCGGCTCCCCCGACGGCAGCGCCGCCTGGGAGTGGGGGGGCTGCGGCGACGATGTGGACTTCGGGGACGAGAAGTCGAGGCTCTTTATGGACGCGCGGCACAAGCGGGGACGCGGAGACATCCGTGCGTTGGTGCAACTGCACAACAACGAGGCCGGCCGGCTGGTGAGTATGGGCAGGGGTGTGTAAGAGAGTGTGTGGGTATGAATGTGTGGGTATGGGTAGGTGTGAGTGGACGTGGGTGACGGCGGGGTGTGCGGGAGCGTGTTTGTGGACGTGTGAGGAAATGGGGGTGCGAATGAGGGCGTGTAGGTGCAGGAGTATGTTAACGTGTGTGGGAGCCAGCGAGGCAGAAAGGGCGCACTTGGGAAGACTGGCTGGGGGCATGTGGATGGGCACGTGGGAGGCAAGGTGGCCAGCCTAGAAGAGGGAGTCCCTTGGGAGGCCTAGGAAGGCCTAGAGCTGGTGATCTAGTGGGCAGGATGCGGAGGGGACACCCAGAGAAGAGGACTCAGGACCTCAGGTAGGGAAGACAAACCTCTGAGACCCGACAGGTGAGGCAAAGGCTGGGATAGGTAGAGATCTGGCTACCAGcacagggacagaggagggtgACAAAAGCTGGGGATGAAAGAGAAGATAGAAGCTGGGGCAAAGGTCTGGAGGTGGAGGAGTTGGGAGAAGTGAGGGAGGCCAGGGAAAAGGGCCAGAACGTGGCCAAGGAAGGCTTGGAAAGGTGTGAAAGACAAGGCTGGTGAAGGTAGGAGGGAGTCAGCTAAAGGCCAGGAAAGCTGTGACTGAATCTGGGCATTTGCCAACTggctgcccaccaactccagactgggccctgcctctccccttccctctgcaaGGAGGAGTCcccatacccccacccccacccccagctctcgGTCAGACGTTTCCaggagggagggtgagaaaggaaagaaacctgggaaggggaggggggcgcaCAAGTCTGCATTTCAGGTTGGCCTCTGGACTCTGAGCTTCCACAGATGATATTGCTGAGTCATCTGACAACATAAATCTTAGTGGGGTTGTGACTCTTAGACCCCAGCTTCAGGCACAAATTGCAAATAAGGGGCAGGGGTTCTGGATTCTGGTTTTCAGTAATGCATTCACCGTGGGCCATCCTGAAACCTATGCCTTAGTTCTAAGATGCTctagggaccccccccccacacacacacacatcctgtgTCCTCTAGGGTTCAGCCCTGAGGCATCAGGCAGGGAGTAAGAGGGGGCCCAGAGAGGAATGTCCAGACAGGCCCACATACCTGTCAGACGCCCAGGAGGCTGGCTCTGCTCAGCCCTGTCTGGGGCCGAGAGGGGCAGCAACGAGGGGGCCCTGCTGGCAGAAGGAGGTTGGCAGGAGGAATAGAGCAGGACAGCTGCAACCCCTCCCTGCCTCTAGGGAGACTCTCACCCCAGCCGTcagttctgctttctctctctcccattccctgACTTTGCGTCCTGCGATCTCTGCTGCACATGCACCCCACTCCCCCCAACTCCTCTCACTCTTCCAACTTtgtaatttttccttctctcGGAGCTGTTGCTCCCTGGGTTTCCTCCTCTCCACCTTGCGCTCTCTTGGTTTTGgtctgctcttttctctcttccgTCCACCTCACCCTCCCCATCTAATTTTTTGTCGGTCCTCTGGACCTTTCCCCCACCCCGTACCCCCAATCTGTCCGCATCCGCCGGCTCCTTTGCTCCCTGCAGGCCGTACGGAGCCACACGCGCACCGAGTGCAAGTGCCATGGGCTGTCGGGCTCGTGCGCGCTGCGAACCTGCTGGCAGAAGCTGCCCCCGTTCCGGGAGGTGGGCGCGCGGCTGCTCGAGCGCTTCCACGGCGCCTCGCGTGTCATGGGAACCAACGACGGCAAGGCTCTGCTGCCCGCGGTCCGCACTCTTAAGCCGCCGGGCCGCGCCGACCTGCTCTACGCCGCCGACTCGCC belongs to Felis catus isolate Fca126 chromosome C1, F.catus_Fca126_mat1.0, whole genome shotgun sequence and includes:
- the WNT6 gene encoding protein Wnt-6 translates to MLPPAPSLLGLLLLLLLCPAHVGGLWWAVGSPLVMDPTSICRKARRLAGRQAELCQAEPEVVAELARGARLGVRECQFQFRFRRWNCSSHSKAFGRILQQDIRETAFVFAITAAGASHAVTQACSMGELLQCGCQAPRGRAPPRPPGLPGTPGPPGPAGSPDGSAAWEWGGCGDDVDFGDEKSRLFMDARHKRGRGDIRALVQLHNNEAGRLAVRSHTRTECKCHGLSGSCALRTCWQKLPPFREVGARLLERFHGASRVMGTNDGKALLPAVRTLKPPGRADLLYAADSPDFCAPNRRTGSPGTRGRACNSSALDLSGCDLLCCGRGHRQESVQLEENCLCRFHWCCVVQCHRCRVRKELSLCL